The region CCAAAAATGTTTGGTATTTTTCACGTAATGGTATTCTCTCTGTGGTATTCTATCGATAAAGTCTTTTATCGCCCTTGTTTCATCTCTAAGGGAAATGTTTTGGTGACCGGCTGAGGAAAACGCGGATTATTTTAGTTCTTTGATTTGTATATTAAAATTGCGATAGCCAGTCGTTTATCCAAGTCAGCTATAAAGGCTTGCAGATTATACTCAAAATGAATACAATAATCcgttttacttttatttaaaagccgCAAAGGTGGCGGACATCGTGACCACGTGaaatccagcaacaacaagtcCCGGAGAAGTGGCCATGGATTTCTCAGAGTTTTCCGAAATTAATATAGATCAACTTTTGAACGATCCAGCCCCGCCTCAAAATGAGGTGATATCCTCTTACAGGCAAATTTCTACGCCAAGAATCAACGGAAATGTCAAAGCGAAACGGAGCCAACTAGCTGAGCGGATCGGGCAAAGCGACGACCTCATCCGACAGCTGAAGCAGCTGCAGACCCAGAACAAGCAACTGACGGAACTGCAGAAAACCGCTAAGGAGGTCACCGAACTCTACCAGAAGGAGAAGCAGTTGCGACTCGAGCTGGAAGAGAGCTCCAACAAATTTGCCGCCCAATGTCTAGAACTAGAAAGAAAATTTGATGTACAAGTTGCGACCTGCGAGAACTTGCAAGATGAGTTGCAGAAAAAGGGACTGCCGGTGGAAGCAAAGGATGTTCTGGGCATCCTTATGCAGTTCCACCATCGACTGGGCGACGATTGCGGACTCACGCGCAGGGACAGCAATATTATGAAGAAGCTGAAGGAGTATTGCAAGTCAGCGGAAATCCCAATCGCCCCGCCAAAAAGTCCGAACTCGCGGCCTAAGCGAAAAAGCCTCCAAAATAGTGTCAACCAATCTACCCAAACCGACCAGGAACCTGTCAAAGAAAAGCCAGTGGTTTGTTCGGTGGGCGTGCAGGTGGGCAGAGTTGTGGAGACGCGAAGTCAAGGATCACAATACAAGAGAACAACTACTACGAGGAGTACGACCACAGCGTGCTTCATTGAGAAGCGGGATGTGAGCACCAGTTTTCCTGAACCTGTCATCACACCAAAGGTGCGGGAGATATTGGATGAAATGCTGTCCTGGAGCATCGACAAAGTTGTGTCCCCTCTAAGCCCTGTCAGTGGAGTGCCGGAAATTCGCAGCGCAGTTAGCGTGGCCACATCCACAACCCTGTGCAACATTCAGCGGGAAATCGACTATATGCCGGAGGTGCCGTCGCAAATAAAGGTGTCCGCTTCAAGGCCTCCCTCGCGCGGCATGATGGATGGCATTAAAGAAGAGTCCAGGTATTCTTTAGGCAACAAGGAGCTCGCTAAAGAACTGTTAAACTTCTTGCCCCAAAACCAAAGCTGCCTGGCCAACATGTCGCCTCAAGCCTTCGACGAGCTGTGGCAGGTGTTTGGTCAAATGGTGTTGGGCCTATTGCAGAGGCGCTCGGTTCAGCAGAGTGTCAGCAATGCGGACTTTGCTAGTTGGCTTCACGAACTCTACGAGGGCGCGGGAAACTACCCGGAGGCGCTATGCATCAACCAACCAGCCACCAACACAAAAGGTAAAAGCCCTAAAAAGTTTACCGTCAGCGGAATAATTCAGACTAACCTCCTTCTAGATTTCGCTGCCGGCACAGATTGCGTGGACGTTGGCACGGATCCCATCATTCAATCGCCGAACATCAGTTACGGAGGAAACGTAACACCCATTCGACTACCACCCCAACAACCGAGAGAACGAAAGTCAAAACAGAAGAAGCGCAAAGCGACTTCGCCCGTAAAGTCCTCTTCGAAACGAAAATGCCGTGAGGAGGAGATATtagaaaaccaaaataatgaaaaaaatgaTCCTGTACAGGATAAGGATAGGAATGAAGAAGAGCCGGAAACGGCTATACAGTTTATAAGCAACTTGAACAAGTTTAACATGGCCAACTGTGATAATCTCAATATGGAGTTAGATGAAGAGGAAATGTACTTGCTTCAGCTGACAACTCAGAAGAGTCAGGAGCCTGAACAACCAACCTGTACGAATAATCCTGGAGAGGGTACTGATCAGGTGCCGCTAGAAGTCAATGAATTACCTGCTATACAGAATGAAGACGTTCAACCTTTGCCCATCGATCCTATAAAGAAACCTGAAGATCCTAAAACTTTCGAGGCATGTACTTCACCTGCAACAGAAGTAGAATCTCCTATCCAGGAAGTACGCTCTGTTGGAAGCTCAATAGTAGAAGAGGAATCCCGAGATgccaaaacaagaaaaactttggaaacattgaaaattttattcggcagtgattccgattccgatggGATAGTTAAGAGGCAAACTAATCCCGGGTCGCATCCAGACTCTAAATCTTGTGAAGAAGAATCTGAAAGTGATGCTGCTATTCTCCGCCTTCTTACGGTCCGGAAGCCTAATTCTTATTCCGATTTTACATCCACTTCAAGTGAGGAGATGCCAAGGTCTGTAGATCTTCCAAAACAATCACCTGAGCATCTGGCTGCACCTATATGCCTTAGTGATTCTACCTCAGATTCCCCCGAGAGTCTGGATATATTCTCATGCCAGAGTGACTCTTCCTTAGATTTTCCtaaacatatgtatgtgtctCCGTGGCTTACTGATTCCATATCGGAATCCTCGGACCGCGTGGATGTGCGTTCGTACCTTGATTATCCTAAATCAGACTGCCCTGAGACTCTGGATTCTCGCTCAGAAGACAAGACGAGTGGAGGAAAGGCAGCGAGGGATATGGATGATATTCAACTGGATAAGTACCTCACATCGGAGCTACCAAGCAGCATTAGCGGAACTACCAATGTGGACATCGAAGCTGACTATGCCAAAGTTCCTGAAGACGCGTCGTCGATTCTTTCACTTATGAAGAGCCGGATGAAAAACTTCTATAGCTCAAGCGATGAGTCGGACGATCCTCGTCTGATTATTG is a window of Drosophila bipectinata strain 14024-0381.07 chromosome 2R, DbipHiC1v2, whole genome shotgun sequence DNA encoding:
- the Ice1 gene encoding little elongation complex subunit 1; the protein is MDFSEFSEINIDQLLNDPAPPQNEVISSYRQISTPRINGNVKAKRSQLAERIGQSDDLIRQLKQLQTQNKQLTELQKTAKEVTELYQKEKQLRLELEESSNKFAAQCLELERKFDVQVATCENLQDELQKKGLPVEAKDVLGILMQFHHRLGDDCGLTRRDSNIMKKLKEYCKSAEIPIAPPKSPNSRPKRKSLQNSVNQSTQTDQEPVKEKPVVCSVGVQVGRVVETRSQGSQYKRTTTTRSTTTACFIEKRDVSTSFPEPVITPKVREILDEMLSWSIDKVVSPLSPVSGVPEIRSAVSVATSTTLCNIQREIDYMPEVPSQIKVSASRPPSRGMMDGIKEESRYSLGNKELAKELLNFLPQNQSCLANMSPQAFDELWQVFGQMVLGLLQRRSVQQSVSNADFASWLHELYEGAGNYPEALCINQPATNTKDFAAGTDCVDVGTDPIIQSPNISYGGNVTPIRLPPQQPRERKSKQKKRKATSPVKSSSKRKCREEEILENQNNEKNDPVQDKDRNEEEPETAIQFISNLNKFNMANCDNLNMELDEEEMYLLQLTTQKSQEPEQPTCTNNPGEGTDQVPLEVNELPAIQNEDVQPLPIDPIKKPEDPKTFEACTSPATEVESPIQEVRSVGSSIVEEESRDAKTRKTLETLKILFGSDSDSDGIVKRQTNPGSHPDSKSCEEESESDAAILRLLTVRKPNSYSDFTSTSSEEMPRSVDLPKQSPEHLAAPICLSDSTSDSPESLDIFSCQSDSSLDFPKHMYVSPWLTDSISESSDRVDVRSYLDYPKSDCPETLDSRSEDKTSGGKAARDMDDIQLDKYLTSELPSSISGTTNVDIEADYAKVPEDASSILSLMKSRMKNFYSSSDESDDPRLIIDESADSRSDMEKTPSPLSVSPTPKKPLKMASNLLEVRMTRFRAKQLQTEQDQKLNEDGRTSLVDQIRDRLKKSLPSDLEGRPLESNSKAADVGLEGTLEEDQPERVRETEPKEKSKPKEDKPCPKRRCVSLDASPASPPPEPIEELSLPIDIPLEQDKCQQTNGPPLLVHHLISSRDGPVQRKLSKDAQETLSETIEKYLEDRTCIDSSFKDFKENFRKGNHNVDESVEAMITVICKVGLEAIPVSRLMVALQHFEFTERFLLGIELRLFRNKDRPQLDMAMEYIKLYLIIVSLMQEPKNPTRLLLAKILYHCDKDMPGLVFEILSQCPTVIPHREEREYDHSDPLITVIKHLLMNRKYDMNDPDSPERMLLSKLRFEYHFQKFEPTGNQVLENLVEKIKAGRLEQLGYAFALFCRRSPHVKVMDTVFGEHLLPLAASYCDLATQTEDFDDRLQTLVQCISMALKALPVETNISACVGLFKHLIVAVPRPAVQESVVQGILRLQRFGFGHVMDVLQSYRPEYALQPLTRAMLRSFAQRRRKYHYSFRKFQRD